CCGAGGCCTGCGGTGCCATCAGCAGCGCAGGAGCCGTCAGTGTAGATGAACATGCCGCAGCTCTCGAGGTGTTCCCGGATCCACTGGTCGTAGCCGTTGTACTTGGGGCCTGGTGGAGGAGGGGCACGGTTCCAGTGCACTTCGTTCACGGGGCCTGAGATGCCTTTGCTCCAGAGGCGCTTCTCTTCGGCGTTGTGGATGATGGCCGCCTCAGCGGCGATCATGCACTGTTCCGCGTTTTCCACGGCCTTCTGCCACCCCTCCCTGTCCTGCGCAGCTGTGTAGACCTCACCGGGATTGATCCCAAGGGTGTCGGCCACGTCGGTGAGGTAGCCATCCTCGTCGGAGAGAAGCTCAGCGGCGTCGGCATCGTTCTTGCGCCGTAGGATGTGGCCAATGAGGCGGAGCTGCTTGGCGCGAAGGCGAGGGGCCAGTGGAATGTGGTTCTCCGCTCTCTCGTAGAGCTCGAAGCTGTCGACATGGTCCGCGTAGTCGACGGCGAGAACTTTACGCAGGAAGCGTCGTTCAAGGACACGGAGTTCCTGGAGCACAACTGTGTTTAGGAACCAGGTGTCGGCGTTGTAGGAGAGTACCGACTCTACCAGCGTTCTGTAGAGGCGGAGCTTCAGCGCCTTGGGGATCGGTGCCCTCCACACGCCGTCGAGCTTGATGATAGCCTGCCACGCCTGACCGCCACGAGAGTACACGTCGTTGGAGGGGCCGTATTCGAGCCAGCCGCCGAGGTATT
The Acidobacteriota bacterium DNA segment above includes these coding regions:
- a CDS encoding reverse transcriptase domain-containing protein, which produces MHQRNHAKADPPSTLSSTTRVTRSHTRNASRHHFSFADDIVLIAENRKELQALLSRVEQAAAPFGLKINCAKGKTEAQNFAPVPDADLPITLGAATIATVTKYKYLGGWLEYGPSNDVYSRGGQAWQAIIKLDGVWRAPIPKALKLRLYRTLVESVLSYNADTWFLNTVVLQELRVLERRFLRKVLAVDYADHVDSFELYERAENHIPLAPRLRAKQLRLIGHILRRKNDADAAELLSDEDGYLTDVADTLGINPGEVYTAAQDREGWQKAVENAEQCMIAAEAAIIHNAEEKRLWSKGISGPVNEVHWNRAPPPPGPKYNGYDQWIREHLESCGMFIYTDGSCAADGTAGLGIHEDKPLSPQFPP